A section of the Pseudomonas prosekii genome encodes:
- the putP gene encoding sodium/proline symporter PutP: MSVSNPTLITFVIYIAAMVLIGFMAYRSTNNLSDYILGGRSLGSVVTALSAGASDMSGWLLMGLPGAIYMSGLSESWIAIGLIVGAYLNWLFVAGRLRVQTEHNGDALTLPDYFSSRFEDKSGLLRIISAIVILVFFTIYCASGIVAGARLFESTFGMSYETALWAGAAATIAYTFVGGFLAVSWTDTVQATLMIFALLLTPIIVLLATGGVDTTFLAIEAQDPSNFDMLKNTSFIGIISLMGWGLGYFGQPHILARFMAADSVKSIAKARRISMAWMILCLGGTVAVGFFGIAYFSAHPEVAGPVTENHERVFIELAKLLFNPWIAGVLLSAILAAVMSTLSCQLLVCSSALTEDFYKTFLRKTASQVELVWVGRAMVLLVALIAIALASNPDNRVLGLVSYAWAGFGAAFGPVVLISVIWKDMTRNGALAGILVGAITVIVWKHFELLGLYEIIPGFIFASLAIYFVSKMGAPTQGMLQRFAAAEKDFRLNK, encoded by the coding sequence ATGAGCGTTAGCAATCCAACACTGATCACGTTCGTGATCTACATCGCAGCAATGGTGCTGATCGGCTTCATGGCCTATCGCTCCACCAACAACCTTTCTGACTACATCCTTGGCGGTCGCAGCCTGGGCAGCGTCGTGACAGCTTTGTCCGCCGGTGCTTCGGACATGAGCGGCTGGTTGTTGATGGGCCTGCCGGGCGCAATCTACATGTCCGGTCTTTCCGAAAGCTGGATTGCCATCGGCCTGATCGTCGGTGCCTACCTGAACTGGCTGTTCGTCGCCGGCCGTCTGCGCGTGCAGACCGAGCACAACGGCGATGCCTTGACCCTGCCGGATTACTTCTCCAGCCGTTTCGAAGATAAAAGCGGCCTGTTGCGGATCATCTCGGCGATCGTGATTCTGGTGTTCTTCACCATTTATTGCGCTTCCGGCATCGTCGCTGGCGCTCGTCTGTTCGAAAGCACTTTCGGCATGTCCTACGAAACGGCGCTGTGGGCCGGTGCCGCAGCGACAATTGCCTACACCTTTGTCGGCGGTTTCCTCGCAGTGAGCTGGACCGATACCGTCCAAGCCACGCTGATGATCTTCGCCCTGTTGCTGACGCCGATCATCGTGCTGCTGGCCACTGGTGGCGTTGACACCACGTTCCTGGCCATCGAAGCGCAAGACCCAAGCAACTTCGACATGCTGAAAAACACCTCTTTCATCGGCATTATTTCGCTGATGGGCTGGGGCCTGGGCTACTTCGGCCAGCCGCACATCCTTGCGCGCTTCATGGCGGCGGATTCGGTGAAGTCGATCGCCAAGGCGCGTCGCATCTCCATGGCCTGGATGATCCTGTGCCTGGGCGGCACCGTCGCGGTCGGTTTCTTCGGTATCGCTTACTTCTCGGCGCACCCGGAAGTGGCCGGTCCTGTGACCGAAAACCACGAGCGCGTGTTTATCGAACTGGCCAAACTGCTGTTCAACCCATGGATCGCCGGTGTGTTGCTGTCGGCCATTCTGGCTGCCGTCATGAGCACCCTGAGCTGCCAATTGCTGGTGTGCTCGAGCGCGCTGACCGAAGACTTCTACAAAACCTTCCTGCGCAAAACTGCTTCGCAAGTCGAGCTGGTGTGGGTCGGTCGCGCCATGGTGTTGCTGGTTGCTTTGATCGCGATCGCGTTGGCGTCCAACCCGGATAACCGCGTACTCGGTCTGGTCAGCTACGCTTGGGCCGGTTTTGGTGCTGCATTCGGTCCGGTTGTGCTGATCTCGGTGATCTGGAAAGACATGACCCGCAACGGCGCACTGGCCGGGATCCTGGTCGGCGCGATCACCGTGATCGTCTGGAAACACTTCGAACTGCTGGGCCTGTACGAAATCATCCCAGGCTTCATCTTCGCCAGCCTGGCGATCTACTTCGTCAGCAAAATGGGCGCTCCGACTCAAGGCATGCTGCAACGCTTCGCTGCCGCCGAGAAAGATTTCCGCCTGAACAAGTGA
- a CDS encoding DUF4123 domain-containing protein: protein MNTVSPSHWLQLSPLENDEKLFAIFSNASAAEPFKAWRHSVTAQAPNPIWAGTPYAEWEEVMPYVGIVAAGSEFLEWVAATESRDWGWLVISSASPEALVEHFRSLTQALLPNGEPVFFRFWDGRYLLPILQSTEVRASELMPLIRRCLINGHAFDIGGRALKTSRVSPWWQVPEKLLEELAAQSAITRINNLLKWLSEDRPDLFEAFSDNVLRRKVASFLEAPELPQVPKQALIDYLTAELD, encoded by the coding sequence ATGAATACAGTAAGTCCAAGTCATTGGTTGCAACTTAGTCCTTTGGAAAATGATGAAAAACTGTTCGCAATATTCAGTAACGCCAGCGCGGCCGAGCCATTCAAGGCCTGGCGGCATTCAGTAACTGCTCAAGCCCCGAACCCGATCTGGGCCGGCACGCCCTATGCCGAGTGGGAAGAGGTGATGCCGTATGTGGGAATCGTCGCCGCTGGCAGTGAGTTTTTGGAATGGGTCGCCGCTACTGAATCGCGTGACTGGGGTTGGTTGGTGATTTCTTCTGCGAGCCCTGAGGCGCTGGTCGAGCATTTTCGTTCGCTCACCCAGGCGCTGTTGCCCAACGGCGAGCCAGTGTTTTTCCGCTTCTGGGATGGGCGCTATCTATTGCCCATCCTGCAATCCACAGAGGTTCGGGCGTCCGAGTTGATGCCGCTGATCAGGCGATGCCTGATCAATGGTCACGCGTTCGACATCGGTGGTCGCGCGCTGAAAACCTCGCGTGTTTCTCCTTGGTGGCAAGTCCCCGAAAAGTTGCTCGAAGAACTTGCAGCGCAGTCCGCCATCACCCGCATCAACAACTTGCTGAAATGGCTGAGCGAAGACCGTCCGGACTTGTTTGAAGCATTTTCCGACAACGTGTTGCGGCGCAAAGTCGCGAGTTTTCTCGAGGCGCCGGAGCTGCCGCAAGTACCCAAACAAGCCTTGATCGACTACCTGACGGCGGAACTGGATTGA
- a CDS encoding RHS repeat protein, giving the protein MDQITYIEQELDSFPNTLTLYREQLKHWFIRLADAGSRANDLPSLMNMERVIKLGHTTTLVSSTDDDFLSSVAQCPNSGILEIESKFESVYDIPVGNIQVDVIAMDGGETTPITLDENGKGQFKGIAGKFYRVHVHSAITPEQVEELFSSYDGLNKQLESWLRKEWEGFKPQSSQQSASASLAATGRGMLAGGWAAIVGVWDEIGELSDILKDPNAYLEKLGESAEQLVKLAESAPLMMEKAMLLASDEAALFLLVRTAILWLDAIPTSQLFESSAEATSKLIVGLVIDLLIGLVLSVVGIGIAWLTVRLVRYGARIFQAAMGFVKAMVKIIDNFMEYVDRYKKIAARGVAAGMKKGRMQLNWNARRNTSLKQDQRHDDAPDQAENPNGDSADCVPLTCTNNCPVSMVTGEELLTLTDGSLNGILPFDFTRLYRTSAAEIDSGLGYGWSHSLAHRLEVDGEQVIWIDHENRRTAFPLPNSARPAIHNSLSRAAIYLGDRAEELILAQAGEETRFFHFQNGFLTAVSDGYDNRLRISRDRSGRIKRLENGAGRALLLRYDRSHLVAIDYQQFRPAETLDQAWHTEQTLATYRYDERDHLIEATNAAGESERYDYDEQHVILQRQLTGGASFFWAWEKSGKAARCVRHWASFSQMDTRYVWDDEGSVTVTNVDGSEEVYVHDDRARLVRKVELDGGEHLKSYDDEGRLIAEQDALGAITEYHYDEVGHLVALIPPADEPTAYEYRNGFLHARYRGDAVWKYRRNAQGDVTEAIDPDGQITHYHYDPQGRLLSIRYPDISRHVFVWDGLGQLLEETLPNGGQRHYSYDVLGRRITRRDEHGAVTRYQWDAIGRLIHTTFPTGATRAYSYNAYSQITAEQDELGRITRYEYAEDLHLVSRRINPDGTQLKYRYDNAQLLLTEIENESGEKYLLDYTPNGLIRQETAFDGQRTAYAYDLNGHLLEKTEFGDDGSTLVTTYERDAAGRLLVKTLPDGIKVEYRYDRLGRLIGVDDGHDHPLEFEYDRQDRLITEHQGWGTLRYGYDACGQLNHLRLPDNSKLDYHHAKGGVLSAIDLNGARLTTHQFAFGREQQRQQGLLLSEYSYDDQGRLKAHAVSQKHQALYRRDYAYNANGNLDSIADTRHGQRSYQYDSLDRLTRVRHTRDDPPESFAHDPAGNLLMQDRPGAATVRGNRLLMQGDRHYDYDAFGNLIRERRGTGQKLVTEYRYDCQHRLIGVTTADGRCATYRYDAFGRRIAKTVDGKTTEFFWQGDQVVAESSREHYRSYVYEPGTFRPIAMLDGKGPRKACPFYYQLDQLGTPQELTDYSGEIVWSAKYNAYGKVTRLTHGAGEQLEQPLRFQGQYFDPESGLHYNRHRYYDPDVGRYLTPDPIKLAGGLNQYQYTPNPTGWVDPLGLACGPCPGDVEGPYSEIVPGGGLAAHEAQGGHLIAKHVGRTDTQLLQRLSDEPNIPAASTFLDRAFAEATVAKALADNKQRIEKFLRSSKGKTMITHQFPHPIGVSVLNGHTSSLPASRVLLILIKEPRLPEGYFLLTGFPEI; this is encoded by the coding sequence ATGGATCAGATCACCTATATCGAGCAGGAGCTCGACAGCTTTCCGAACACTTTGACGCTCTATCGCGAACAGCTGAAACACTGGTTTATCCGCCTCGCAGACGCGGGAAGTCGCGCCAATGATTTGCCTTCGCTGATGAACATGGAGCGGGTCATAAAACTGGGGCACACCACCACTCTTGTCAGCAGTACCGACGACGACTTTCTCTCCAGTGTTGCGCAATGCCCGAACAGCGGAATTCTCGAAATCGAGAGCAAGTTTGAATCGGTCTACGACATTCCCGTCGGCAACATTCAGGTCGATGTCATCGCGATGGATGGCGGCGAAACGACGCCGATTACGCTCGATGAAAACGGCAAAGGGCAGTTCAAAGGGATCGCCGGCAAGTTCTACCGCGTGCATGTTCACAGTGCGATAACGCCCGAGCAAGTCGAAGAGCTTTTCTCTTCTTATGATGGGCTGAACAAGCAACTTGAAAGCTGGTTACGCAAGGAATGGGAGGGCTTCAAACCGCAGTCGTCGCAGCAGTCGGCGTCCGCCTCTCTGGCGGCGACGGGCAGGGGAATGCTCGCCGGTGGATGGGCGGCGATCGTCGGGGTCTGGGATGAAATCGGCGAACTGAGCGACATTCTCAAGGACCCGAATGCTTACCTCGAGAAGCTCGGCGAGAGCGCTGAACAGTTGGTCAAACTGGCTGAAAGTGCGCCGCTGATGATGGAAAAGGCCATGTTGCTGGCCAGCGACGAGGCTGCACTTTTCCTCTTGGTGCGGACTGCGATTTTATGGCTCGACGCAATACCGACATCGCAGCTGTTTGAATCGTCCGCCGAGGCAACTAGCAAGTTGATTGTCGGGCTGGTTATCGACCTGTTGATTGGTCTGGTCTTGAGTGTGGTCGGTATAGGCATCGCGTGGCTGACAGTGCGCTTGGTGAGGTACGGCGCGCGCATCTTCCAGGCGGCTATGGGCTTCGTGAAAGCGATGGTCAAGATCATCGACAACTTCATGGAGTACGTTGACCGCTACAAAAAAATTGCGGCCCGAGGCGTGGCTGCCGGCATGAAAAAAGGCCGGATGCAGTTGAACTGGAATGCGCGGCGCAATACCTCGCTAAAACAAGACCAGCGCCACGACGACGCTCCCGATCAAGCGGAAAACCCCAACGGTGACAGCGCTGATTGTGTGCCGCTTACTTGCACTAACAACTGCCCGGTGTCGATGGTCACCGGCGAAGAGTTGCTCACGCTTACCGACGGTTCGCTGAATGGAATATTGCCGTTCGACTTCACCCGGCTCTACCGCACAAGTGCCGCCGAGATCGACAGCGGCCTCGGTTATGGCTGGAGTCACAGCCTCGCCCATCGATTGGAAGTTGATGGCGAACAAGTCATCTGGATCGATCACGAAAACCGCCGCACTGCGTTTCCGCTACCAAACAGCGCACGGCCGGCGATCCATAACAGCCTCTCGCGAGCGGCGATTTATCTAGGCGATCGAGCCGAAGAACTGATCCTTGCCCAGGCCGGTGAAGAAACACGTTTCTTTCACTTCCAGAACGGTTTTCTTACAGCGGTCAGCGACGGATACGACAACCGCTTGCGCATCAGTCGCGACCGTTCAGGCCGGATCAAACGCCTCGAAAACGGCGCCGGTCGCGCCCTGCTGTTGCGCTACGACCGCTCACATCTTGTTGCTATCGATTACCAACAGTTTCGCCCGGCTGAGACCCTCGATCAGGCTTGGCACACCGAACAAACGCTGGCGACTTACCGCTACGACGAGCGCGATCACCTGATCGAAGCCACTAACGCGGCCGGCGAAAGCGAGCGCTACGACTACGACGAGCAACACGTCATCCTCCAGCGGCAATTGACCGGTGGGGCGAGTTTCTTTTGGGCGTGGGAAAAGTCGGGCAAGGCTGCGCGATGCGTCCGGCATTGGGCATCTTTTTCGCAAATGGACACACGCTACGTCTGGGATGACGAGGGCAGCGTCACTGTTACCAACGTCGACGGCAGCGAAGAGGTTTACGTCCATGACGACCGCGCGCGGCTGGTGCGCAAAGTCGAATTGGACGGTGGCGAACACCTCAAATCCTACGACGACGAAGGGCGCTTGATCGCCGAGCAGGACGCGCTCGGCGCCATTACTGAATATCACTACGACGAAGTCGGACATCTGGTGGCGCTGATTCCGCCGGCAGATGAACCAACGGCCTACGAGTATCGCAACGGATTCCTACACGCACGCTATCGCGGCGACGCGGTGTGGAAATACCGGCGCAACGCGCAGGGCGATGTCACCGAAGCCATCGACCCTGACGGGCAGATCACCCATTACCACTACGACCCGCAAGGGCGGCTGCTGTCGATCCGTTATCCGGACATTAGTCGCCATGTATTCGTATGGGATGGCCTAGGGCAACTGTTGGAAGAGACGCTGCCAAATGGTGGTCAGCGGCACTATTCCTACGACGTACTCGGGCGGCGGATTACCCGGCGTGACGAACATGGCGCTGTCACTCGTTACCAGTGGGACGCCATTGGCCGACTTATCCACACGACATTTCCTACAGGTGCAACACGCGCCTATAGCTACAACGCCTACAGCCAGATCACCGCCGAGCAGGATGAACTTGGCCGTATCACCCGTTACGAGTACGCCGAAGACCTGCATCTGGTCAGCCGTCGTATCAACCCGGACGGCACTCAGCTCAAGTATCGCTACGACAATGCGCAGCTGCTTCTCACAGAAATCGAGAACGAATCCGGTGAAAAATATCTGCTGGACTACACGCCCAATGGATTGATCCGACAGGAAACCGCATTCGACGGGCAGCGCACGGCGTATGCCTACGACCTCAACGGCCACTTGCTGGAGAAAACCGAATTCGGCGACGACGGCTCAACGCTCGTCACCACCTACGAACGCGATGCGGCAGGGCGCTTATTAGTCAAAACGCTGCCCGACGGCATCAAAGTCGAATACCGCTACGACCGCCTCGGTCGATTGATCGGCGTCGACGACGGCCACGACCATCCGCTGGAATTCGAATACGACCGCCAGGATCGCCTCATCACCGAACACCAAGGCTGGGGCACCTTGCGCTATGGCTACGACGCCTGCGGGCAGCTCAACCATTTACGCCTGCCGGACAACAGCAAACTCGACTACCACCATGCCAAGGGCGGCGTACTCAGCGCCATCGACCTCAACGGCGCGCGGCTGACCACCCACCAATTTGCATTTGGACGCGAGCAACAGCGCCAGCAAGGCCTGCTGCTCAGTGAATATTCCTACGACGATCAGGGGCGATTGAAAGCCCACGCCGTCAGCCAAAAACACCAAGCGCTGTATCGCCGCGACTATGCCTACAACGCCAACGGCAATCTCGACAGCATCGCTGACACCCGCCACGGCCAACGTAGCTATCAATATGATTCGCTGGATCGCCTGACCCGCGTGCGCCACACCCGCGACGATCCACCGGAAAGCTTCGCCCATGATCCGGCGGGCAACTTGCTGATGCAGGACCGTCCAGGCGCAGCAACAGTGCGGGGCAATCGGTTATTGATGCAGGGTGATCGGCATTACGACTACGACGCCTTCGGCAATTTGATCCGCGAACGTCGCGGCACCGGGCAAAAACTCGTCACCGAGTATCGCTACGACTGCCAGCATCGCCTCATCGGCGTCACAACTGCGGATGGCCGCTGTGCAACTTATCGTTACGACGCGTTCGGTCGGCGCATCGCCAAAACAGTCGACGGCAAAACTACAGAGTTTTTCTGGCAGGGCGATCAAGTTGTCGCCGAAAGCAGCCGCGAACATTACCGCAGCTACGTTTACGAACCCGGCACGTTCCGCCCGATCGCCATGCTCGACGGCAAAGGCCCGCGCAAGGCTTGTCCGTTCTACTACCAACTCGATCAACTAGGCACACCGCAGGAACTGACCGACTACAGCGGCGAAATTGTATGGTCCGCGAAATACAACGCTTACGGCAAAGTCACTCGCCTGACACACGGGGCAGGCGAACAACTTGAACAGCCGCTGCGCTTTCAGGGGCAGTACTTTGATCCCGAGAGCGGGCTGCATTACAACCGGCATCGGTACTATGATCCGGATGTCGGCCGATACCTGACGCCCGACCCGATCAAATTGGCGGGTGGGTTAAACCAATATCAATACACGCCGAATCCCACGGGGTGGGTTGATCCGTTGGGGTTGGCATGTGGGCCATGTCCGGGAGACGTAGAAGGGCCGTACAGTGAAATTGTTCCGGGTGGCGGACTGGCTGCGCATGAGGCTCAGGGAGGGCACCTTATTGCAAAGCATGTGGGGCGGACAGATACGCAGCTATTACAACGGCTGTCTGACGAGCCAAACATCCCTGCTGCCTCAACATTTCTGGATCGAGCTTTTGCTGAGGCTACAGTGGCGAAGGCGTTAGCTGACAACAAACAGCGTATTGAGAAATTCCTTAGGAGTAGCAAAGGAAAAACGATGATAACGCATCAGTTTCCACATCCAATTGGAGTTAGCGTGCTCAACGGGCACACCAGTTCATTGCCTGCATCCAGGGTGTTGTTGATCTTGATAAAAGAGCCGCGTCTTCCTGAAGGGTATTTTTTATTAACAGGATTCCCAGAGATATGA
- the putA gene encoding trifunctional transcriptional regulator/proline dehydrogenase/L-glutamate gamma-semialdehyde dehydrogenase, translating into MATTTLGVKLDDPTRERLKAAATSIDRTPHWLIKQAIFNYLEKLEGGATLTELSGLTKDADDAVDAPTDHAHQCFLEFAESILPQSVLRASITSAYRRPEPEVVPMLIEQARLPAAMAEATNKLASSIADKLRNQKSAGGRAGIVQGLLQEFSLSSQEGVALMCLAEALLRIPDKGTRDALIRDKISTGNWHPHLGNSPSLFVNAATWGLLLTGKLVATHNETGLTSSLSRIIGKSGEPMIRKGVDMAMRLMGEQFVTGETIAEALANASKFESKGFRYSYDMLGEAALTEHDAQKYLASYEQAIHSIGKASHGRGIYEGPGISIKLSALHPRYSRAQYERVMEELYPRLLSLTLLAKQYDIGLNIDAEEADRLELSLDLLERLCFEPQLTGWNGIGFVIQAYQKRCPYVIDYVIDLARRSRHRLMIRLVKGAYWDSEIKRAQVEGLEGYPVYTRKVYTDVSYIACARKLLSVPEVIYPQFATHNAHTLSAIYHIAGQNYYPGQYEFQCLHGMGEPLYEQVVGKVSEGKLNRPCRVYAPVGTHETLLAYLVRRLLENGANTSFVNQIADQSISIQALVADPVASIEQMATVEGGFGLPHPRIPLPRDLYGAERANSSGIDMANEHRLASLSCALLATAHNNWKAAPMLGCVSSTETPAPVLNPSDLRDVVGHVQEATVEDVDNAIQCALNAAPIWQATPPAERAAILERAADLMEGEIQPLMGLLAREAGKTFANAIAEVREAVDFLRYYAVQARNDFSNDAHRPLGPVVCISPWNFPLAIFSGQVAAALAAGNPVLAKPAEQTPLVAAQAVRLLLEAGIPEGVLQLLPGRGETVGARLVGDDRVKGVMFTGSTEVARLLQRNVAGRLDAQGRPIPLIAETGGQNAMIVDSSALTEQVVIDVVSSAFDSAGQRCSALRVLCLQEDSADRVIEMLKGAMAECRLGNPERLSVDIGPVIDAEAKAGIEKHIQGMRDKGRNVYQVAIADGEEVKRGTFVMPTLIELESFDELQREIFGPVLHVVRYKRKDLDQLIGQINASGYGLTLGVHTRIDETIAKVIDNVNAGNVYVNRNIVGAVVGVQPFGGEGLSGTGPKAGGPLYLYRLLSTRPTDAIEQSFARGDAIVAPDVRLRDAMSKPLTALQAWADSQKLAELSALCVQFAAQSQSGITRVLAGPTGERNSYAILPREHVLCLAEVEGDLLTQLAAVLAVGGSAVWPEADLTKALFARLPKEVQARIKLVSDWSKDEVVFDAVLHHGHSDQLRAACQQVAKRAGSIVGVHGLSQGETNIALERLVIERALSVNTAAAGGNASLMTIG; encoded by the coding sequence ATGGCTACCACCACCCTTGGGGTCAAACTTGATGACCCAACCCGCGAGCGCCTCAAGGCTGCCGCGACCTCGATTGATCGCACGCCACACTGGCTGATCAAGCAGGCAATTTTCAATTACCTGGAAAAACTCGAGGGTGGTGCAACCCTGACCGAGCTGAGCGGTTTGACCAAGGACGCCGACGATGCCGTCGATGCGCCAACGGATCACGCCCACCAGTGCTTCCTCGAATTCGCTGAAAGCATCCTGCCGCAATCGGTTCTGCGCGCTTCGATCACCTCCGCGTACCGTCGCCCTGAGCCGGAAGTCGTGCCGATGCTGATCGAGCAGGCGCGTCTGCCGGCGGCGATGGCTGAAGCCACCAACAAACTCGCTTCCTCGATTGCCGACAAACTGCGCAATCAGAAAAGTGCTGGCGGCCGTGCAGGCATTGTTCAGGGCTTGTTGCAGGAATTTTCCCTGTCGTCCCAGGAAGGCGTGGCGCTGATGTGCCTGGCCGAGGCGCTGCTGCGCATCCCGGACAAAGGCACCCGCGACGCGCTGATCCGCGACAAGATCAGCACCGGCAACTGGCATCCGCATCTGGGCAACAGCCCGTCACTGTTCGTCAACGCCGCCACGTGGGGCTTGTTGCTGACCGGCAAACTGGTCGCCACCCACAATGAAACAGGTTTGACCTCGTCTCTGAGCCGCATCATCGGCAAGAGCGGCGAGCCGATGATCCGCAAGGGCGTCGACATGGCCATGCGCCTGATGGGCGAGCAGTTCGTCACCGGCGAAACCATCGCCGAAGCCTTGGCCAACGCCAGCAAGTTTGAATCCAAAGGTTTCCGTTACTCCTACGACATGCTCGGTGAAGCGGCGCTGACCGAACACGACGCGCAGAAGTACCTGGCCTCGTACGAACAAGCCATTCACTCGATCGGCAAAGCGTCGCACGGGCGTGGGATTTATGAAGGCCCGGGTATTTCGATCAAGCTGTCGGCACTGCACCCGCGTTACAGCCGTGCGCAGTACGAGCGCGTGATGGAAGAGCTGTACCCGCGCCTGTTGTCGCTGACCTTGCTGGCCAAGCAGTACGACATCGGTTTGAACATCGACGCCGAAGAAGCCGATCGTCTCGAACTGTCGCTGGATCTGCTTGAGCGCCTGTGCTTCGAGCCGCAACTGACTGGCTGGAACGGCATCGGTTTCGTCATCCAGGCTTACCAGAAGCGTTGCCCGTACGTGATCGACTACGTGATCGACCTGGCTCGCCGCAGCCGTCATCGCTTGATGATCCGCCTGGTGAAAGGCGCGTACTGGGACAGCGAAATCAAGCGCGCCCAAGTCGAAGGCCTGGAAGGTTATCCGGTCTACACCCGCAAGGTGTACACCGACGTTTCCTACATTGCCTGTGCGCGCAAACTGCTGTCGGTGCCGGAAGTCATCTATCCGCAATTCGCCACCCACAATGCGCACACCCTGTCGGCTATTTACCATATCGCCGGTCAGAACTATTACCCCGGCCAGTACGAATTCCAGTGCCTGCACGGCATGGGCGAACCGCTGTACGAACAGGTTGTAGGCAAAGTTTCCGAAGGCAAGTTGAATCGTCCGTGCCGCGTGTACGCTCCGGTCGGTACTCACGAAACACTGCTGGCGTATCTGGTACGGCGTCTGCTGGAAAACGGCGCGAACACCTCGTTCGTCAACCAGATTGCCGATCAGTCGATTTCGATTCAGGCGTTGGTCGCCGACCCGGTGGCCAGCATCGAGCAGATGGCTACCGTGGAAGGCGGTTTCGGTCTGCCGCACCCGCGCATTCCGCTGCCGCGTGACCTGTACGGTGCCGAGCGCGCCAACTCCAGCGGCATCGACATGGCCAACGAACATCGTTTGGCCTCGCTGTCCTGCGCGCTGCTGGCCACCGCGCACAACAACTGGAAAGCCGCGCCGATGCTCGGTTGCGTTTCCAGCACGGAAACCCCGGCGCCGGTGCTCAACCCGTCCGACCTGCGTGACGTGGTCGGCCATGTGCAGGAAGCCACTGTCGAAGACGTTGATAACGCGATCCAGTGCGCCTTGAACGCCGCACCGATCTGGCAGGCCACCCCACCGGCCGAACGCGCGGCGATTCTCGAACGTGCTGCCGATTTGATGGAAGGCGAGATTCAGCCGCTGATGGGCCTGCTGGCTCGCGAAGCCGGCAAGACCTTCGCCAACGCCATCGCCGAAGTGCGCGAGGCCGTGGACTTCCTGCGTTATTACGCGGTGCAGGCACGCAACGATTTCAGCAACGACGCGCACCGCCCATTGGGTCCGGTGGTCTGTATCAGCCCGTGGAACTTCCCGTTGGCGATCTTCAGTGGCCAGGTTGCTGCGGCATTGGCCGCCGGTAACCCGGTCCTCGCCAAGCCTGCCGAACAGACGCCGCTGGTGGCCGCGCAAGCCGTGCGTTTGCTGCTTGAAGCCGGGATTCCCGAAGGCGTGCTGCAACTGCTGCCGGGCCGTGGCGAAACCGTTGGCGCGCGTCTGGTCGGTGACGATCGGGTCAAAGGCGTGATGTTCACCGGTTCCACCGAAGTCGCGCGTTTGCTGCAACGCAACGTCGCTGGTCGTCTTGATGCACAAGGTCGGCCGATTCCGCTGATCGCCGAAACTGGCGGGCAGAACGCGATGATCGTCGACTCTTCGGCGCTCACCGAACAAGTGGTCATCGACGTGGTTTCGTCGGCCTTCGACAGCGCCGGCCAACGTTGCTCGGCCCTGCGCGTGCTGTGCTTGCAGGAAGATTCCGCCGACCGTGTCATCGAAATGCTCAAAGGCGCGATGGCTGAATGCCGTCTCGGCAACCCAGAGCGTCTGTCCGTGGACATCGGCCCGGTGATCGACGCCGAAGCCAAGGCTGGCATCGAGAAACACATTCAGGGCATGCGCGACAAAGGTCGCAATGTCTACCAGGTAGCCATCGCCGATGGCGAAGAAGTCAAACGCGGCACCTTCGTGATGCCAACGCTGATCGAACTGGAAAGCTTCGATGAGCTACAACGCGAGATCTTCGGTCCAGTGCTGCACGTGGTTCGTTACAAGCGCAAAGACCTCGACCAGTTGATCGGCCAGATCAACGCTTCCGGCTACGGCCTGACGCTGGGCGTGCACACGCGCATCGACGAGACCATCGCCAAGGTGATCGATAACGTCAACGCCGGTAACGTTTATGTGAACCGCAACATCGTCGGCGCAGTGGTTGGCGTGCAACCGTTCGGCGGCGAAGGTTTGTCGGGCACGGGGCCTAAGGCTGGCGGCCCGCTGTACCTGTACCGTCTGTTGTCGACACGTCCTACCGATGCCATCGAACAATCCTTCGCTCGCGGCGACGCTATCGTTGCCCCGGACGTGCGTTTGCGCGATGCCATGAGTAAGCCGCTGACCGCCCTGCAAGCCTGGGCCGACAGCCAGAAACTGGCGGAACTGAGCGCGTTGTGCGTGCAGTTTGCGGCGCAATCGCAGAGCGGCATTACCCGTGTGCTCGCCGGCCCGACTGGCGAACGCAACAGCTACGCGATCCTGCCGCGCGAACACGTGTTGTGCCTGGCAGAAGTCGAAGGCGATTTGCTCACGCAACTGGCGGCAGTATTGGCTGTAGGCGGTTCGGCGGTATGGCCGGAAGCTGACTTGACCAAGGCATTGTTCGCACGTCTGCCGAAGGAAGTTCAGGCGCGGATCAAGCTGGTTTCCGACTGGAGCAAGGACGAAGTGGTGTTTGATGCGGTCCTGCATCACGGCCATTCCGACCAATTGCGCGCGGCGTGCCAGCAAGTGGCCAAACGTGCCGGGTCGATTGTCGGGGTTCACGGCTTGTCGCAAGGCGAAACCAACATCGCGCTGGAACGCCTGGTGATTGAGCGGGCTTTGAGTGTTAACACTGCTGCGGCGGGTGGTAACGCGAGCTTGATGACTATCGGCTAA